A region from the Cannabis sativa cultivar Pink pepper isolate KNU-18-1 chromosome 9, ASM2916894v1, whole genome shotgun sequence genome encodes:
- the LOC115723662 gene encoding uncharacterized protein LOC115723662, giving the protein MQIEEDKSFKYLFVALDASIKGLKKCKPIIFVDGTFLKSKYGGTFLYACTQDGNGHIFPLAFSVVDSENNSSWQWLFTKLRETYRIRQEQCLILDRHESIINAAAQVVPKITHGYCVYHLLSNLKATFKKNARKIDKLFFAAATTYIERKIEYHMSELDNLDICVRPYLQQFGYHKWSRYHSKHNRYSTMTSNNAESLNAENLEARELPITTVMESLRALIQQWTYTNRKKAQKTTTFLTPTVEKKLVNNFVDSSTENLKPINESMFEVVELTRSWVINLKEKTCSCNQFQIDELPCAHALAVIKEMNLNVYNYCSNYYTTRTWLETYSGSTYLVHNHTAWDVPQNIKDILVLPPNQKIRSGRPRKRRFIADWDT; this is encoded by the exons ATGCAAATAGAGGAAGACAAGAgcttcaagtacttgtttgtGGCACTAGATGCTTCAATAAAAGGATTGAAGAAGTGCAAACCTATAATATTTGTTGATggaactttccttaaatcaaAATATGGAGGTACATTTCTCTATGCCTGTACACAAGATGGAAATGGACACATTTTTCCCCTAGCTTTTTCTGTTGtggattcagaaaacaacaGCTCATGGCAATGGCTTTTCACAAAACTAAGGGAAACATACAGGATCAGACAGGAACAGTGCTTGATCTTAGACAGACATGAGAGCATAATTAACGCAGCTGCTCAAGTAGTTCCAAAAATAACGCATGGCTATTGTGTATACCATCTGTTAAGCAACCTGAAAGCAACCTTTAAGAAGAATGCAAGAAAGATCGATAAACTATTCTtcgcagcagcaacaacatacaTAGAGAGGAAAAttgaataccatatgagcgagCTGGACAACTTGGACATTTGTGTTagaccatatttacaacaaTTTGGATACCATaaatggtcaagataccacAGCAAACACAACAGgtattcaactatgacttcTAACAATGCTGAATCTCTAAATGCAGAAAACTTAGAAGCTAGAGAACTACCAATCACAACAGTAATGGAGTCATTGAGAGCTTTGATACAACAATGGACATATACAAACAGGAAAAAAGCACAGAAAACCACAACATTTTTGACACCTACAGTAGAGAAGAAGCTAGTCAACAACTTTGTGGACTCATCGACAGAAAAT CTAAAGCCAATAAACGAGAGCATGTTCGAAGTGGTAGAACTAACAAGATCATGGGTGATCAATCTAAAGGAGAAAACATGCAGTTGCAACCAATTCCAAATTGACGAATTACCGTgtgctcatgcgcttgctgtgataaaagagatgaacttgaatGTTTACAACTATTGTTCAAATTATTACACAACAAgaacatggcttgaaacatacaGCGGCTCAACATATCTGGTGCACAATCACACAGCATGGGATGT